The following coding sequences lie in one Pseudarthrobacter phenanthrenivorans Sphe3 genomic window:
- the mraY gene encoding phospho-N-acetylmuramoyl-pentapeptide-transferase produces MIALLIGAGLALLFALVGTPLFIRLLVRRGYGQFIRDDGPTSHHTKRGTPTMGGTVVVAAVLLSYGLTHLIMMMVNPDSPGPSASAMILLFLMVGMGLVGFLDDFIKISRQRSLGLNAKAKLILQAAVGIIFAVLALNFPDEDGLSPASTKISLVRDLPWLDLAFGGTVLGAILFVIWSNLIVTAATNGVNLTDGLDGLAAGASVMVFGAYTLMGIWQSNQACGSPREAGSGCYTVRDPLDLALLAAIMSAALVGFLWWNTSPAKIFMGDTGSLAIGGAIAGFAILSRTELLLGIIGGLFVLITLSVIIQVGYFKATGGKRVFKMAPLQHHFELKGWAEVTVVVRFWILGGLFVAVGLGIFYAEWVVLL; encoded by the coding sequence GTGATTGCACTTTTGATCGGCGCCGGTTTGGCCCTCCTCTTCGCCCTGGTGGGCACGCCCTTATTCATCCGGCTCCTGGTCCGTCGCGGCTACGGCCAGTTCATCCGCGACGACGGCCCCACCTCGCACCACACCAAGCGGGGAACGCCCACCATGGGCGGGACCGTGGTGGTGGCAGCCGTCCTCCTGAGCTACGGCCTGACCCACCTCATCATGATGATGGTCAACCCCGATTCACCCGGTCCTTCCGCGTCAGCGATGATCCTGCTGTTCCTGATGGTCGGAATGGGACTCGTGGGTTTCCTTGACGACTTCATCAAGATCTCGCGGCAGCGCAGCCTGGGGCTCAACGCCAAGGCCAAGCTCATCCTGCAGGCGGCCGTGGGCATCATCTTCGCGGTGCTTGCCCTGAACTTTCCGGACGAGGACGGCCTCTCGCCGGCCTCCACCAAGATTTCCCTGGTCCGCGACCTGCCCTGGCTTGACCTGGCCTTCGGCGGAACCGTGCTGGGAGCCATCCTCTTTGTGATCTGGTCCAACCTGATCGTTACGGCAGCAACCAACGGGGTGAACCTCACGGACGGCCTGGACGGGCTCGCGGCGGGTGCCTCGGTGATGGTTTTCGGTGCCTATACGCTCATGGGCATATGGCAGAGCAACCAGGCCTGCGGATCACCACGCGAGGCAGGCAGCGGCTGCTACACCGTCAGGGATCCCCTGGACCTGGCCCTCCTGGCTGCCATCATGAGCGCGGCCCTGGTGGGATTCCTGTGGTGGAATACCTCGCCTGCCAAGATCTTCATGGGCGATACCGGTTCCCTCGCCATCGGCGGCGCCATCGCAGGATTCGCCATTCTTTCCAGGACGGAGCTGCTGCTGGGAATCATCGGCGGGCTTTTCGTCCTGATCACGCTGTCCGTGATCATCCAGGTGGGCTACTTCAAAGCCACCGGAGGCAAGCGCGTGTTCAAGATGGCACCGCTGCAGCACCACTTCGAACTCAAGGGGTGGGCTGAAGTGACGGTAGTGGTCCGCTTCTGGATCCTGGGCGGGCTTTTCGTGGCCGTGGGCCTGGGAATTTTCTACGCCGAATGGGTTGTGCTGCTGTGA
- the ftsW gene encoding putative lipid II flippase FtsW, with the protein MVSTPTRPPGQQQAGKPRPGSSALPASPPATLPTRLKAAYRTFWEALEGTGTSKNGSTYYLILGSTLALTAIGIMMVLSASSVESIAAGKSPYGDAMKQGLFAAIGIFTMFVLSRVNVVWLKRLAWLAIIAAVVLLGLVQIVGAEVNGNKNWIDLGGITFQPSEASKLALALWMATVLARKGKLLSRWQHVAIPAVPMAIIIVGLVLIGNDLGTAMIIMMITAAALFFAGAPLYLFGIAGMAAAAGTAVMAITSSNRMCRITSWWTGESCADGIDANYQATNGLYGLASGGWFGVGLGQSRQKYSWIPEAHNDFIFAIIGEELGLVGTVVVLILFAILGAAIYRVVVAQEDMFHRVLAGTIMVWLLGQATVNMSVVTGLMPVIGVPLPFISYGGSALLMSLCAIGVVLSLAREQMAPAIRPKRMLKFKANPARKSANRKKTARKRA; encoded by the coding sequence ATGGTCAGCACGCCTACACGCCCGCCAGGCCAGCAGCAGGCGGGCAAGCCGCGTCCCGGCTCCTCTGCCTTGCCGGCCAGCCCCCCGGCGACCCTCCCCACCCGCCTGAAGGCCGCTTACCGGACATTCTGGGAGGCGCTCGAAGGAACCGGAACGTCAAAGAACGGCTCCACCTACTACCTCATCCTGGGTTCCACCCTGGCTTTGACGGCGATCGGCATCATGATGGTCCTCTCGGCCTCGAGCGTGGAATCCATTGCTGCCGGCAAGTCGCCCTACGGCGATGCGATGAAGCAGGGGCTCTTTGCCGCCATTGGCATCTTCACCATGTTCGTGCTGTCCCGCGTCAACGTGGTGTGGCTTAAGCGCCTCGCCTGGTTGGCGATCATCGCCGCCGTGGTCCTCCTCGGCCTGGTGCAGATCGTGGGCGCCGAGGTCAACGGCAACAAGAACTGGATCGACCTGGGCGGCATCACGTTCCAGCCGTCCGAGGCGTCCAAGCTGGCACTCGCGCTCTGGATGGCCACCGTCCTGGCCAGGAAGGGCAAGTTGCTCAGCCGCTGGCAGCACGTCGCCATTCCTGCCGTCCCCATGGCGATCATCATCGTGGGCCTGGTCCTGATCGGAAACGACCTTGGAACGGCCATGATCATCATGATGATCACGGCTGCCGCGCTGTTCTTTGCCGGGGCACCGCTCTACCTCTTCGGTATCGCGGGCATGGCAGCGGCCGCCGGGACGGCCGTCATGGCCATCACGAGTTCAAACCGGATGTGCCGCATCACCTCCTGGTGGACAGGAGAGTCCTGCGCCGACGGCATCGACGCCAACTACCAGGCCACGAACGGCCTCTACGGCCTCGCCTCCGGCGGGTGGTTCGGCGTGGGACTCGGACAAAGCCGGCAAAAATACAGTTGGATCCCGGAAGCCCACAACGACTTCATCTTCGCCATCATCGGCGAGGAACTCGGCCTGGTGGGAACCGTCGTCGTACTTATCCTTTTCGCCATCCTCGGCGCCGCGATCTACCGCGTGGTGGTGGCGCAGGAAGACATGTTCCACCGGGTGCTGGCCGGCACCATCATGGTGTGGCTGCTCGGGCAGGCGACCGTGAACATGTCCGTGGTGACCGGCCTGATGCCGGTGATCGGTGTGCCCCTGCCCTTCATTTCCTACGGCGGCTCGGCCCTGCTCATGTCGCTCTGCGCCATCGGGGTGGTGCTCTCACTGGCCCGGGAGCAGATGGCCCCGGCCATCCGGCCGAAGCGAATGCTCAAGTTCAAGGCCAACCCGGCGCGGAAAAGCGCGAACCGGAAGAAGACTGCAAGAAAGCGTGCCTAG
- a CDS encoding UDP-N-acetylmuramoyl-L-alanyl-D-glutamate--2,6-diaminopimelate ligase, with product MSEFNPSDHSPAPEEPGPQGQGSQARFRPSAVEAVRLDSIGEAIGVVVPGASADVAVTGISLNSRTVERGDLYVALPGAVRHGADFAAQAIEAGAAAILTDDAGARLLALSSDTAVPVLVVGAPRNVVGPLSAMIYRSNSTEGTPLQMFGVTGTNGKTTTTYFITSLLRSLGKKTGLIGTIEILAGGSPVPSLLTTPESPDVHGLLALMRENGLTAAAMEVSSHAISYQRVDGVTFDVAGFTNLTQDHLDLHHTMEDYFATKAELFTPARARKAVVTVDDEWGRRLAGAAAVPVITLSTSAQHPGDWTVTETAARGLGTEFTLRGPGGTRLRVHTGLPGTFNVANAALAAVMVLAGGVDAATLQAALDAEDPFTVAVPGRMQLVSEQPAAVVDFAHNTDALARALEAVRSPEPGSRLIVVFGATGQRDQGKRPAMGAIAARLADTVIVTDDDPHDEDAAAIRADVLAGAREAKARDSLPCILEEVFPRDKAIQRAVELARPEDTILVAGRGHEVWQEVKGVNLALDDRVELRSALTARGFNVLQDDRIES from the coding sequence TTGTCAGAGTTCAACCCGTCCGACCACAGCCCCGCCCCGGAGGAACCAGGCCCGCAAGGCCAGGGCAGCCAGGCCCGCTTCCGCCCGTCGGCTGTGGAGGCTGTCCGGCTGGACAGCATTGGCGAGGCCATCGGCGTCGTTGTTCCCGGTGCGTCCGCTGACGTGGCCGTGACCGGTATTTCGTTGAACTCCCGCACCGTGGAGCGCGGAGACCTGTACGTCGCCCTTCCCGGCGCCGTCCGGCACGGGGCCGACTTCGCTGCCCAGGCCATTGAAGCGGGGGCGGCGGCCATACTGACGGACGACGCCGGAGCCCGGCTCCTGGCCTTGTCCTCCGATACGGCGGTGCCCGTCCTGGTGGTTGGGGCGCCGCGCAACGTGGTGGGGCCGCTGTCTGCCATGATCTACCGCAGCAACAGCACGGAGGGCACGCCGCTGCAGATGTTCGGGGTGACAGGCACCAACGGCAAGACCACCACCACCTACTTCATTACCTCGCTGCTGCGGTCCCTGGGTAAAAAGACCGGCCTGATTGGAACCATTGAAATCCTTGCCGGCGGGAGTCCCGTGCCCAGCCTGCTCACCACGCCGGAGTCCCCGGACGTGCACGGCCTGCTGGCACTGATGCGCGAGAACGGCCTGACGGCGGCAGCGATGGAAGTGTCCTCCCATGCCATTTCCTACCAGCGGGTGGACGGCGTGACGTTCGATGTCGCCGGCTTCACGAACCTCACGCAGGACCACCTGGACCTGCACCACACCATGGAGGACTACTTCGCCACCAAGGCGGAGCTTTTCACGCCCGCACGTGCGCGGAAAGCCGTAGTGACTGTCGACGACGAGTGGGGCCGCCGCCTGGCAGGCGCCGCCGCCGTACCGGTCATCACCCTCAGCACCTCCGCGCAGCACCCCGGGGACTGGACAGTCACGGAAACGGCGGCCCGTGGCCTCGGCACGGAATTCACGCTCCGCGGGCCGGGAGGCACCAGGCTGCGGGTCCATACGGGACTGCCTGGGACCTTCAACGTGGCCAATGCAGCACTGGCCGCTGTCATGGTGCTGGCAGGCGGCGTGGACGCTGCCACCCTCCAGGCCGCACTGGATGCGGAAGACCCCTTCACCGTGGCAGTTCCGGGGCGGATGCAGCTGGTGTCCGAACAGCCCGCAGCGGTGGTGGACTTTGCCCATAACACCGACGCACTTGCCCGGGCGCTGGAAGCTGTCCGTTCCCCGGAACCCGGGTCGCGGCTGATCGTGGTGTTCGGCGCCACAGGGCAGCGCGACCAGGGCAAGCGCCCCGCCATGGGCGCCATAGCTGCCCGGCTCGCAGACACCGTCATCGTCACCGACGACGATCCGCACGACGAGGATGCTGCCGCCATCCGCGCCGACGTTCTCGCCGGGGCGCGGGAAGCCAAGGCAAGGGATTCCCTGCCCTGCATCCTGGAGGAGGTCTTCCCCCGGGATAAGGCCATCCAGCGCGCCGTGGAACTGGCCCGCCCCGAGGACACCATCCTGGTGGCGGGGCGCGGCCACGAGGTGTGGCAGGAAGTAAAAGGTGTCAACCTCGCCCTGGACGACAGGGTGGAGCTGCGCAGCGCCTTGACAGCCAGGGGATTCAACGTTCTCCAAGACGACCGGATAGAGTCCTAG
- the rsmH gene encoding 16S rRNA (cytosine(1402)-N(4))-methyltransferase RsmH has protein sequence MDEHQKPTSERHVPVLRDRCINLLAPGFEAARLRGETPVAIDATLGMGGHSEAMLQRFPDLHLIGIDRDEEALALAGERLAPFAARTDLVHAVYDEIPDVLADLGVSEVHGILMDLGVSSLQLDERERGFAYSFDAPLDMRMDTSRGQTAADVVNTYSEEELVRIIRKWGEEKFAGRIANRIVAARAVKPFSTTGELVEQIRSVVPASAAKTGGHPAKRTFQALRIEVNEELDVLERAVPAAVDSLAMGGRIVVMSYHSLEDKIVKGVLQGRSKSSAPLGFPVELEEHKPELKTLTKGTEVPTAVEIAENPRAASARLRAAERIRARRAA, from the coding sequence ATGGACGAACACCAAAAGCCCACGTCCGAACGCCATGTGCCGGTCCTGCGGGACCGGTGCATCAATTTGTTGGCACCCGGATTCGAGGCGGCACGCCTCCGCGGCGAAACTCCCGTGGCCATTGATGCCACCCTGGGCATGGGCGGCCATTCAGAAGCCATGCTCCAGCGTTTCCCGGACCTGCACCTCATCGGCATCGACCGGGATGAGGAAGCCCTGGCACTTGCCGGTGAGCGACTGGCACCGTTCGCAGCACGGACCGACCTGGTCCATGCCGTTTATGACGAAATCCCGGACGTGCTGGCGGACCTCGGCGTCTCCGAAGTGCACGGCATCCTCATGGACCTGGGTGTTTCGTCCCTGCAGCTGGATGAACGCGAACGTGGGTTCGCCTACTCCTTCGACGCGCCGCTGGACATGCGCATGGACACCAGCCGCGGCCAGACGGCCGCGGACGTGGTGAACACCTACAGCGAAGAGGAACTGGTCAGGATCATCCGTAAGTGGGGCGAAGAGAAATTCGCCGGCCGGATCGCCAACAGGATTGTTGCAGCCCGCGCCGTGAAACCCTTCAGCACCACCGGTGAACTGGTGGAGCAAATCCGCTCCGTGGTTCCTGCCTCTGCAGCCAAAACGGGCGGCCACCCTGCCAAACGGACCTTCCAGGCGCTGCGGATCGAGGTCAATGAGGAACTCGACGTCCTGGAACGTGCGGTACCCGCCGCCGTCGACTCCTTGGCCATGGGCGGCAGGATCGTCGTCATGTCCTACCACTCCCTGGAAGACAAAATCGTCAAAGGCGTCCTGCAGGGCCGGTCCAAATCCTCAGCTCCGCTCGGGTTCCCGGTGGAGCTGGAAGAGCACAAACCCGAACTGAAAACCCTCACCAAGGGCACCGAGGTGCCCACCGCCGTCGAAATCGCCGAGAACCCGCGCGCTGCGTCAGCAAGGCTGCGCGCTGCGGAAAGAATCAGAGCCAGGAGAGCTGCATGA
- the mraZ gene encoding division/cell wall cluster transcriptional repressor MraZ, protein MFLGTHSPRLDEKGRIILPAKFREELASGLVLTRGQERCIYVFSEKEFARVHEQMREAPISSKQARDYIRVFLSGASDEVPDKQGRVTIPPALREYAGLGRELAVIGAGSRAEIWDAQAWNEYLAEKETAFSETDDPIPGIL, encoded by the coding sequence GTGTTTCTGGGCACTCACTCGCCGCGTCTGGACGAAAAGGGGCGGATCATTCTCCCCGCGAAGTTCCGGGAGGAACTTGCCAGCGGGCTGGTGCTCACAAGGGGCCAGGAACGTTGCATCTACGTCTTCAGTGAGAAGGAATTTGCACGGGTCCACGAGCAAATGCGGGAGGCGCCAATCTCCTCAAAACAGGCGCGGGACTACATCCGCGTCTTTCTCTCTGGAGCCTCGGACGAGGTACCTGACAAGCAGGGGCGCGTGACTATCCCACCGGCGCTCCGGGAGTATGCAGGCCTCGGCAGGGAACTGGCCGTCATAGGCGCCGGATCCCGGGCCGAGATCTGGGACGCCCAGGCTTGGAATGAATACCTCGCGGAGAAGGAAACAGCCTTCTCCGAAACTGATGACCCCATCCCGGGCATTCTCTGA
- the murG gene encoding undecaprenyldiphospho-muramoylpentapeptide beta-N-acetylglucosaminyltransferase, with the protein MTSTTPSIVLAGGGTAGHISPLLAIAAAVRRASPQAAILAVGTPSGMETRLVPAAGVELATIDRVPFPRKPSADLLRLPGRLAGAVRQAGAILDKAAADVVVGVGGYVCTPIYLAARKRGIPIVIHEANARPGLANRVGAFMTRRVAVAFDNTPLRHAVHVGMPMRAEIAGLDRAAARTGARQALGLDPDRPVLIVTGGSSGAQSINRTVAAAVGQLAGAGIQTLHITGRGKTVLDDAGNPLVADGYRQVEYIDGMELAYAAADVLLARSGAATVCEVAAVGVPAVLVPLPIGNGEQALNAAGLVAAGGALLVNDRDFTSEWVDRELVPLVTDQPRLAAMAANSYRLGIRNADQRMADLILEAVAA; encoded by the coding sequence ATGACTTCCACCACCCCATCCATCGTCCTGGCAGGCGGCGGGACCGCTGGACATATCAGTCCGCTCCTCGCCATTGCCGCTGCCGTGCGCAGAGCGTCCCCGCAGGCGGCGATCCTCGCCGTCGGGACACCCTCCGGTATGGAAACCAGGCTGGTTCCCGCCGCGGGCGTCGAACTCGCCACCATCGACCGCGTGCCGTTCCCCAGGAAGCCCTCCGCCGACCTGCTCCGGCTTCCCGGCAGGCTCGCCGGCGCAGTCCGGCAGGCCGGAGCGATCCTGGACAAAGCGGCCGCGGACGTTGTGGTGGGTGTGGGCGGCTACGTGTGCACGCCCATCTACCTTGCCGCCCGCAAGCGCGGAATCCCTATCGTCATCCACGAGGCCAACGCCCGTCCAGGCCTGGCCAACCGGGTGGGCGCCTTCATGACCCGCCGTGTGGCCGTCGCCTTCGACAACACGCCGCTGCGCCACGCCGTCCATGTCGGCATGCCGATGCGTGCCGAGATTGCCGGCCTGGACAGGGCCGCTGCGCGGACCGGCGCCCGGCAGGCGCTTGGACTGGATCCTGACAGGCCGGTGCTGATCGTCACCGGGGGATCCTCGGGTGCCCAGAGCATCAACCGGACTGTCGCCGCGGCGGTCGGACAACTCGCCGGCGCCGGCATCCAGACACTGCACATCACCGGGCGCGGAAAAACGGTCCTTGACGACGCCGGCAATCCACTGGTGGCCGACGGCTACCGGCAGGTGGAGTACATCGACGGCATGGAACTTGCCTACGCGGCGGCGGACGTGCTGCTGGCCCGCTCCGGTGCCGCCACTGTGTGCGAAGTGGCCGCCGTCGGTGTTCCCGCTGTCCTGGTGCCGCTGCCCATCGGCAACGGCGAGCAGGCCCTCAACGCCGCCGGACTGGTTGCTGCCGGGGGCGCCTTGCTGGTGAACGACCGGGACTTCACCTCCGAATGGGTGGACAGGGAACTGGTTCCACTGGTCACTGACCAGCCCCGGCTCGCCGCGATGGCGGCCAATTCCTACCGGCTGGGTATCCGAAACGCCGATCAGCGCATGGCTGATCTCATCCTGGAAGCGGTAGCAGCATGA
- a CDS encoding UDP-N-acetylmuramoyl-tripeptide--D-alanyl-D-alanine ligase, translating to MIAFTAAEIADITNGRLDAEPGITPLSVVTDSREATQGSLYVAKPGENADGHDFVGSAFAAGATLALVEHPVLSPDGTPYPSVLVPDAVLAMGKLAAESVRRIRAARAETNDELTVIGITGSAGKTTTKDLLAGILSAHGTTVAPKGSYNGEIGVPLTVFTAGTDTRYLVIEMGATGIGHISYLVDMVKPDIGVVLAVGTAHAGEFGGVENIAQAKGELVEGLAASGTAIINLDDERVAAMQARTSASVLGFTAEGRPGAAVQALNADTNAEGNPEFDLLLPGGDTPHHVSSRLIGAHHTGNLLAAAAAAWAAGVSGEDIAAALSSQAAASRWRMERTERADGVTIINDAYNANPESMRAALRTLADLGQGRRTWAVLGAMLELGEDSIREHTAVGTQVVRLNISRLVVVGREARALYVSAVQEGSWGDECIFAEDAEEAYELLSAELEPGDLVLFKSSNSVGLRHLGDRIALPPQSPQPADERSTLL from the coding sequence ATGATTGCATTTACTGCGGCGGAAATCGCCGACATCACCAATGGGCGCCTGGACGCCGAGCCCGGGATCACGCCTCTTTCGGTGGTCACGGATTCCCGCGAAGCCACGCAGGGATCGCTCTACGTGGCAAAACCCGGCGAGAACGCCGACGGCCACGATTTCGTGGGCTCCGCGTTCGCCGCCGGGGCAACCCTGGCGCTCGTGGAGCACCCCGTCCTGTCGCCGGACGGCACCCCCTACCCGTCTGTCCTGGTTCCCGACGCGGTACTGGCCATGGGGAAGCTGGCCGCAGAGTCCGTCCGCCGGATCCGCGCGGCCCGGGCCGAAACCAACGATGAACTGACAGTCATCGGCATCACAGGCTCGGCCGGAAAGACCACCACCAAGGACCTGCTGGCCGGCATCCTGTCCGCGCACGGCACCACTGTGGCTCCCAAGGGTTCGTACAACGGCGAGATCGGCGTGCCGCTCACGGTCTTCACGGCCGGAACCGACACCCGGTACCTGGTCATCGAAATGGGCGCCACCGGCATCGGGCACATCAGCTACCTGGTTGACATGGTCAAGCCCGACATCGGCGTGGTGCTGGCCGTCGGAACAGCACATGCCGGCGAGTTCGGGGGAGTGGAAAACATTGCCCAGGCCAAGGGCGAACTCGTGGAAGGCCTGGCAGCCTCCGGAACCGCCATCATCAACCTCGACGACGAGCGGGTAGCGGCCATGCAGGCACGCACCTCCGCCTCCGTCCTCGGATTCACCGCCGAAGGGCGCCCGGGCGCAGCCGTACAGGCGCTCAATGCAGACACCAACGCGGAGGGGAACCCTGAATTCGACCTCCTCCTTCCCGGCGGGGATACACCGCACCACGTCAGCAGCCGGCTGATCGGAGCCCACCACACCGGCAACCTGCTCGCCGCGGCGGCAGCCGCGTGGGCCGCAGGGGTCAGCGGCGAGGACATCGCCGCCGCCCTCAGCAGCCAGGCCGCCGCCAGCCGGTGGCGCATGGAGCGCACCGAGCGGGCGGACGGCGTCACCATCATCAACGACGCCTACAACGCCAATCCCGAATCGATGCGTGCCGCGCTGCGCACACTCGCGGACCTGGGCCAGGGCAGGCGCACGTGGGCCGTCCTGGGAGCCATGCTGGAACTCGGCGAAGACTCCATCCGCGAACACACGGCAGTGGGAACACAGGTAGTCCGGCTGAACATCTCCAGGCTGGTGGTGGTGGGCAGGGAAGCCCGGGCCCTCTACGTGTCGGCCGTCCAGGAAGGCTCCTGGGGGGACGAATGCATCTTTGCGGAGGACGCCGAGGAAGCCTATGAACTGCTCAGCGCTGAACTCGAACCGGGGGACCTGGTGCTGTTCAAGTCCTCCAACAGCGTGGGGCTTCGCCACTTGGGCGATCGGATAGCATTACCCCCACAATCCCCGCAGCCCGCCGATGAAAGGAGCACTCTGCTGTGA
- a CDS encoding peptidoglycan D,D-transpeptidase FtsI family protein, which yields MAQRTGKAANGKVPNATKRLRLGLGIMLTLLLVVGGKLFLVQGLDVGGMAEAALNSRMKQTVLPAERGSILDSRGTVLANSVIRYNVVVDQRVNTKTGTFKRLDESKEKLVDVSREQGLTELAAALGMEKDAIREAVTGQQPYYIVAKDVKPDVEDRISQLQIPGIVTEGVSKRVYPNGSVAGGIIGFLQDGATGQAGIEQTQDELLKGADGKRLFEIGADGLRIPVGVDELTPPQDGKDVKLTLNSDLQYFAQQAIQSQSDKLGAEWGVIIVMDAKTGDLLAMADTNAPDPNDPGRVAAKDRGVRSVTAAYEPGSVQKMMTVAALIEEGKASPLDAFTLGPTYTVDGQTFSDSFAHGTEERTLAGILGSSMNTGTVMAGQRLSKEERYEWLKKFGIGEAPDIGLPATASGILTPWEQWDGRQEYTVLFGQGVSQSTLQTVRAFQSIANNGVMLQPRLIDSYISADGTEEKVPAAEPRQIVSGETAQQVQDILESAVTEGGIKDAGIDGYRVGAKTGTSESPCDDGKSGFCGYTASLVGMAPMDDPRFIVEVVLQRPKGSIYGITNGPVFRSVMSQALRTYNVQPSTGEPARLAQFAK from the coding sequence GTGGCGCAGAGGACCGGCAAGGCAGCAAACGGAAAGGTACCCAACGCCACCAAGCGCTTGCGCCTGGGACTGGGCATCATGCTGACGCTCCTGCTGGTGGTGGGCGGCAAACTGTTCCTGGTCCAGGGACTGGATGTAGGCGGCATGGCAGAAGCTGCGCTCAACAGCCGCATGAAGCAGACAGTCCTCCCCGCCGAGCGGGGGAGCATCCTGGACTCCCGCGGGACGGTCCTGGCCAACAGCGTTATCCGCTACAACGTGGTGGTGGACCAGAGGGTAAATACCAAGACCGGGACCTTCAAGCGCCTGGACGAATCCAAGGAGAAGCTGGTCGATGTCAGCCGGGAGCAGGGCCTGACGGAACTGGCTGCGGCGCTTGGGATGGAAAAAGACGCCATCCGCGAGGCGGTAACCGGGCAGCAGCCCTACTACATCGTGGCCAAGGACGTGAAACCGGACGTCGAGGACCGCATCTCCCAGCTCCAGATTCCCGGCATCGTTACCGAGGGCGTGAGCAAGCGGGTATACCCCAACGGTTCCGTTGCCGGCGGCATCATTGGCTTCCTGCAGGACGGTGCCACCGGCCAGGCAGGGATTGAGCAGACCCAGGACGAACTCCTGAAGGGTGCAGACGGCAAGCGGCTCTTTGAAATCGGCGCGGACGGACTCCGCATCCCCGTGGGCGTGGATGAACTGACGCCGCCGCAGGACGGCAAGGACGTCAAGCTCACCCTCAACTCCGATTTGCAGTACTTCGCCCAGCAGGCCATCCAAAGCCAGTCGGACAAGCTGGGCGCCGAATGGGGCGTCATTATCGTCATGGACGCCAAGACCGGAGACCTGTTGGCCATGGCGGACACCAACGCCCCGGACCCGAATGATCCGGGCCGGGTGGCGGCCAAGGACCGCGGGGTCCGCTCCGTCACCGCAGCCTATGAGCCGGGCTCGGTACAAAAAATGATGACGGTTGCCGCGCTCATCGAAGAGGGCAAGGCCAGCCCGCTCGATGCATTCACCTTGGGCCCCACCTACACCGTGGACGGCCAGACGTTCAGTGACTCCTTCGCCCACGGCACGGAGGAACGGACCCTCGCCGGCATCCTGGGCTCCTCCATGAACACCGGCACCGTCATGGCCGGCCAGCGCCTGAGCAAGGAAGAACGCTACGAGTGGCTGAAGAAGTTCGGTATCGGCGAAGCCCCTGACATTGGCCTGCCCGCCACCGCCTCCGGCATCCTGACCCCCTGGGAGCAGTGGGACGGGCGCCAGGAATACACGGTCCTGTTCGGCCAGGGTGTGTCGCAATCCACCCTGCAGACTGTGCGGGCGTTCCAGTCCATCGCCAACAACGGCGTGATGCTCCAGCCCCGGCTCATCGACTCCTACATTTCGGCCGACGGAACCGAGGAAAAGGTGCCGGCGGCAGAACCACGGCAAATTGTCTCCGGGGAGACGGCCCAGCAGGTCCAGGACATCCTCGAGAGCGCCGTCACGGAGGGCGGGATCAAGGACGCGGGGATCGATGGCTACCGGGTGGGTGCCAAGACCGGCACCTCCGAATCACCGTGTGATGACGGCAAGTCAGGATTCTGCGGCTACACCGCTTCACTGGTGGGCATGGCACCGATGGATGATCCGCGGTTTATTGTTGAGGTGGTACTCCAGCGGCCCAAGGGCAGCATCTACGGGATTACCAACGGGCCGGTGTTCCGGTCGGTCATGAGCCAGGCACTGCGGACCTACAACGTCCAGCCGTCCACGGGCGAACCGGCCAGACTGGCCCAGTTCGCCAAGTAA